A section of the Salmo trutta chromosome 4, fSalTru1.1, whole genome shotgun sequence genome encodes:
- the LOC115192690 gene encoding uncharacterized protein LOC115192690 — protein MSGEGGCVFMGYKRKQLLLQEPFIGCTLCKHSQDSTLSSTCIQPVTMEMHIVINMCMLFTAASTFECCVLTRAPGLTHERPEPITIIATMGNTVKLPGYLESPTEPFYKDNNVVYAREHIYEVTQTPVGSQVIIRFLTCTDEGTYRIGNETFTLSVKAGTCAMFYYTAKVDSANRAAFVKPLNGVITISMFYIEPGNRNMWSLIEVWNDTMSRMLSSHQCCFIINEGTTFGGYGDKQYHYFMYQRHGQADMSCSNVQLAALASATTTTTTRRHPMLTMPDLKELEDVRRPVELLNISDSIRTLKRMIVDLEKSWPSAGPNLNTHILIPLFITMATLIMNNLLMY, from the exons ATGTCAGGGGAAGGGGGATGTGTTTTTATGGGGTATAAAAGGAAGCAACTGCTCCTGCAGGAGCCATTCATAGGCTGCACTCTCTGTAAACACAGTCAAGACTCCACTCTGTCTAGCACTTGTATACAACCGGTCACTATGGAAATGCACATTGTTATCAACATGTGCATGCTGTTCACTGCAGCAAGTACATTTGAGTGTTGTGTGTTGACAAGAGCGCCAGGTCTTACACATGAGAGACCTGAACCCATCACCATTATAGCAACAATGGGAAACACTGTCAAGTTGCCGGGATACTTGGAGAGTCCCACTGAGCCTTTCTATAAAGACAATAACGTTGTGTATGCTAGGGAACACATATATGAGGTTACGCAAACCCCAGTGGGGTCCCAGGTTATAATTCGCTTCCTCACGTGCACCGACGAAGGCACTTACAGGATAGGAAATGAGACCTTTACTCTGAGTGTGAAGGCAGGCACATGTGCTATGTTCTACTACACTGCCAAGGTTGACTCGGCTAACAGGGCAGCCTTTGTTAAGCCACTGAATGGAGTCATTACAATCTCTATGTTCTACATAGAACCTGGAAATCGCAACATGTGGAGTTTAATTGAAGTGTGGAATGACACTATGAGCAGAATGTTAAGCTCACACCAGTGCTGTTTCATTATCAATGAAGGAACCACATTCGGGGGATATGGTGATAAGCAATACCATTATTTCATGTATCAGAGACATGGGCAAGCTGACATGTCATGCTCCAATGTACAACTAGCAGCCTTGGCGAGtgccaccaccactacaacaacACGAAGACACCCAATGTTGACCATGCCAGATCTGAAGGAGTTGGAGGACGTGAGGAGACCGGTGGAACTGCTCAACATCAGTGACA GTATACGGACCTTGAAGAGGATGATAGTCGATTTGGAAAAGTCTTGGCCGTCTGCTGGACCTAACCTGAACACACACATCCTGATACCACTGTTCATTACGATGGCAACTCTGATCATGAATAATCTACTCATGTATTGA
- the LOC115192691 gene encoding cell division control protein 2 homolog 3-like: MEKYKRGPVLGSGAYGTVYKVTCLTTGKEYALKYHNSNRGIEDTIVRELSCLTALKGHPYVINMHDCFVDDGKIAMLMTYVPYTLSDAIHNGYGVKSYYEQDRWLQCLPLSFVAHFSTQVANALSYMHRRNIIHRDITPYNVLLTEDLTVKVADLGLSRLSVEVMSPNVVTEPYRAPELFSQRHTSAKYTCAIDMWSLGVMIVDAMQGRCVFVGSTIRCENKSIYKIITRTLFPKENHSASTSTPCDPDNIMPKVMQCELVKRIVFRLLTVRDTERMLAHELLQDREWMRAADMTKEDQDIVRGQIQRNESTECAK, from the coding sequence atggagaaatacAAGAGAGGCCCTGTTTTAGGCAGCGGTGCATATGGAACCGTGTACAAAGTGACTTGTCTGACAACTGGGAAGGAGTATGCCTTGAAATATCACAACAGCAACAGAGGCATAGAGGACACAATAGTGAGAGAACTTTCATGTCTCACTGCACTAAAGGGTCACCCATATGTGATCAACATGCACGATTGTTTTGTAGATGATGGCAAGATAGCCATGCTCATGACCTACGTACCCTACACGTTGAGCGACGCTATCCACAATGGATACGGTGTGAAGTCGTACTACGAACAAGACCGTTGGCTACAGTGTCTCCCTTTGAGTTTCGTTGCTCACTTTAGTACACAGGTGGCTAATGCCCTGTCATACATGCACAGACGGAATATAATACACAGGGACATTACGCCTTACAACGTGCTGCTGACAGAAGATCTCACAGTGAAAGTGGCTGACTTGGGCCTCTCTAGACTTTCCGTGGAAGTGATGAGCCCAAATGTGGTCACGGAGCCCTACAGGGCCCCCGAATTGTTTTCCCAAAGACATACATCTGCAAAGTACACATGTGCCATAGACATGTGGAGTCTAGGGGTTATGATAGTGGATGCAATGCAAGGGAGGTGTGTATTCGTTGGCAGTACCATCAGATGTGAGAATAAGTCCATCTACAAGATCATCACAAGGACTCTATTTCCCAAAGAGAACCACAGTGCATCCACAAGCACACCCTGCGACCCTGACAACATAATGCCTAAAGTGATGCAGTGTGAACTAGTGAAAAGGATAGTCTTCAGATTGCTCACTgtccgtgacacagagagaatGTTGGCTCATGAACTGCTTCAGGACAGAGAATGGATGCGTGCTGCCGATATGACCAAGGAAGACCAAGATATAGTCAGAGGCCAGATACAGAGAAATGAAAGTACAGAGTGTGCGAAGTGA
- the LOC115192692 gene encoding induced myeloid leukemia cell differentiation protein Mcl-1 homolog: protein MINTLYVDDRGDDVKFLSSVAHIIFEDGTVNWGRVASLMSFGAAVCQYLRGKGRDDCVDVVGEEIAEYLATHHTDWLVKHNSWNGFAEFFLVAEPESRCRNIIMTLFGLAGIGATMTFLVM from the exons ATGATCAACACACTCTATGTGGATGACAGAGGGGATGACGTGAAGTTCCTCAGTTCAGTAGCCCATATCATCTTTGAAGACGGGACCGTCAACTGGGGCCGTGTTGCCAGCCTGATGTCTTTTGGGGCTGCGGTGTGCCAGTACTTGAGAGGCAAGGGGAGAGACGACTGTGTTGACGTGGTGGGAGAAGAGATAGCAGAGTACCTGGCCACTCACCACACGGACTGGCTAGTCAAACATAACTCCTGG AATGGGTTCGCGGAGTTCTTTCTAGTAGCAGAACCTGAGTCCAGATGTAGGAACATCATCATGACCCTTTTCGGATTGGCCGGTATTGGCGCAACAATGACCTTCTTGGTTATGTGA